The nucleotide window TGTCTTTTTTATATGTAAAACCTATATTTTCAAGGGTTTTTTGAACATTTCCGGATAAAAATAAATCACTTTCGGATGTGAATTTATCAAATTTAATAGATAAATTTGATAAATCTTTTTTTATTTCACTAAGAAAAAAATCAAGAGCTTTTTGGCGAAAAATGCTGTAAATTTCGGGGTTTTCAAGACTTGATGATTCGAATTTATTACCATATTCGTCAAAAAAATTTTTGGCCATTAAAATAATTTCTTCACCAAGATAAGATTCTTCTGGAAGAGGAATATCTTTAAAAATTTGTTGATAACGGGCAAAAACTGAACCAACTAATTTGTCAATTTGAGACCCAAAATCATTTACATAATACTCACGAAGAACAGAATTACCTGAAAATTCAAGAATATTTGACAAAATATCACCAATAACAGCGCTTCTGAGATGACCAAGGTGCAAAAATCCAGTCGGGTTAGCCGAAACAAATTCCACATTTATTTTTTTTGATAAAAAACTTCGGCCAAAATTTTCATTTTGATCGATTATTTTTTTGACAATTTTTGAGTATTCTGTTTTGGATACAAAAAAATTCAAAAATCCAGGTGATGCTATCTCGATTTTTTCAAGACCTAAATCTTGCTGATCTAATCAGTTTTTAATTTTTTCTGCAAGTTCTAAAGGTTTTAATTTGTTTTGCTTTGAAAAAATTAAAGCTACATTTGTACTAAAGTCGCCGAAATTTTTCGATTTTTCAACTATTATCTTGGTTTTATCAAAAATTAAATTATTTTTGATAAAAAATTCGGATATTTGGTTACTAATTTTTTTGTTCATTTGTGTTTCCAACAACTACAAGCGCTGTTTTTACAACCCGATCATGAAGTTTATATCCAATTGAAATTATGTCAGAAATTTTATCTTTTTCCCCATCAGAAACTTCATAAACTTCGTGTACTGAGGAATCAAAAAAACCTCCTATTTCAGGCACTATTTTTGTTATTCCAAAATTTTCCATAACATTTTCAATTTGACCAACAAGCATCTCAAATCCTTTTACATATGAAGAAGTTTCGGGATTTTCTGCATTTAAACCATATGAAATTGCTTTTTTAAGATTTAAAAATGGTGAAATAAACTCTTCAAAAAAGGGTTGTAAACTGTATTTTTTTATGTGATTTTGGTCGTTTTCAAATTTAGCTTGAAGTTCAGATTTAATATCTTTAACTTTTTGAGCGGCTTTTTCCTCGAAAATTTTCACTTGAGATTTAAAGTCATCCTCAATTTTTTTGATTTTGTCT belongs to Mesomycoplasma ovipneumoniae and includes:
- the argS gene encoding arginine--tRNA ligase — protein: MNKKISNQISEFFIKNNLIFDKTKIIVEKSKNFGDFSTNVALIFSKQNKLKPLELAEKIKNWLDQQDLGLEKIEIASPGFLNFFVSKTEYSKIVKKIIDQNENFGRSFLSKKINVEFVSANPTGFLHLGHLRSAVIGDILSNILEFSGNSVLREYYVNDFGSQIDKLVGSVFARYQQIFKDIPLPEESYLGEEIILMAKNFFDEYGNKFESSSLENPEIYSIFRQKALDFFLSEIKKDLSNLSIKFDKFTSESDLFLSGNVQKTLENIGFTYKKDNALWLKTSDFGDQKDRVLIKNGGNYTYFSSDIAYHLHKINSEFKPNILINIWGADHIGYVDRVKAALKIANQENKLQILLYQLVKLVKNGKEFKMSKRKGQTFTIKDLLQVANADAIRYFIAERGYNSLVEFDVDLASSINSQNPLFLIQYAHARAVNLLAKSNLNVENLETFKLENETNLISKLNQFEEIVLKIAKNYKINLLPKYLLELANLFNSFYSNTKILNNSDTNNLLCLTKAVSIVLKNGLKLLGIKAKERI
- a CDS encoding nucleotide exchange factor GrpE, which encodes MIFENSEDKKTNLNNSEQQESEKISSESVENNLENSAQKIETETENNEKNGKKSRRFLKKESKLKDLENQIQSLTTKNISLEIESLKLKDKIKKIEDDFKSQVKIFEEKAAQKVKDIKSELQAKFENDQNHIKKYSLQPFFEEFISPFLNLKKAISYGLNAENPETSSYVKGFEMLVGQIENVMENFGITKIVPEIGGFFDSSVHEVYEVSDGEKDKISDIISIGYKLHDRVVKTALVVVGNTNEQKN